The Abyssibacter profundi region CGGGGTGCGCCCTACACCATGCCGGTGCGCCGACTGGATGACGTGCGCGCCGCTCGCCAGCTGGACGTGCGCTACCAGCCCGACGCGGCCTAACCCTTTCCGATGTGCCGGCGCCGCGCGATTGCGGCGTCGGCCAGTGCCTGCGATGCAGACCGGATCGTGGCGCTTCCAAGAACCGACTCAGATTCAAGGAGTGAATGACATGACCGCCATCATCTGCGGCTCGCTGGCCTACGACAACATCATGGTGTTTCCCGGCCGGTTCAGTGAGGAGATTCTTCCCGAGCGCGTCCACGCGTTGAACGTGGCGTTTCTGGTGCCCGAGATGCGCAAGCAGTTCGGTGGCTGTGCCGCGAACATTGCCTATGCCCTGCAGCAGCTGGGCGGCAGCGGCAAGCCCATGGGCACCGTCGGCATGGATTTCGGCCCCTACACCGAGCGGCTGACCGGTCTAGGCATCGACCAGACCTATGTGAAGACGGTTGCCGACGCGTTCACCGCCCAGGCGTTCATCACCACCGACCTGGACGACAATCAGATCACGGCCTTTCATCCGGGTGCGATGAACTTCGCTCATGAGCAGAGCATCCCGGCTGAAGCCACGCTGGGCATCGTCGCGCCCGATGGTCGTGACGGCATGATTCAACACGCCACGCAGTTTGCTGAAGCCAAGGTGCCGTTCATTTTTGATCCGGGCCAGGGTTTGCCCATGTTCGACGGAGACGACCTCAAGCGTTTCATCGAACAGGCAACCTATGTGGCGGTGAATGACTACGAGCAGGCCGTGATGAGCGAGCGCACCGGCTGGCAGCCGGCCGAGATCGCCGAGCATGTCGAGGCGCTCATCGTGACCCGTGGGGCCAAGGGCTCCGAGATCTACACCGGCGGCGACATGCTTCACATTCCCTGCGCCCAGGCAGATGCCGTGGTTGATCCCACCGGTTGTGGTGATGCCTATCGCGGCGGTCTGCTTTACGGCTTGCAAAAGGGCTACGACTGGTCGACCACAGGGCGGATCGCTTCCCTGATGGGCGCGATCAAGATTGCCCAGAACGGGCCGCAGAACTACCGCATCGATGCCGCGGACTTCGCGCAGCGTTACCAGCAGAACTTCGGACAGCCGTTTCCTGGCTAGGGCTTCCTTAAGTCCGGTGCGCAGAGCTTGGCGCACCAGGCATGAAACAGCGGCATGGGATCGGGGCAGCGGGACAACCACTGCTCACGATCCTGAGCCGCGCAAACGCCTGGAAAGTCCCCGTGATACTGGCCCATGTCGCGAATGAGCTGAAAGTGCAGATGGGGCGGCCAGCCGACGTTGACGCGCGGCTCGCCCAGCCAGCCGATGTGTTGGCCAGCACTGACGGTCTGGCCTGGACGGGTCAGTGTCAGCGATTCGGGAGCCAGATGGCCGTAGAGTGAGTGCAGCGGTCCGGATGCCGTTTCGTGGGCCAAAATGATGGTGGGGCCGTAATCGCCAAAGCGGGCGTTGTTGGCGGTACTGTGCACCCGGCCGTCCCGTGTCGCGTAGACCTCGGTCCCGGCGGGTAGCCAGCAGTCGACGCCTAGGTGGACCGAGCGCGCCGGGCCCTCATCGCCGAATAAGGGGCTCATGCTGTATAGCCCCCGGTGCTCACCGTAACCGCCGATGGCCCATTGACAGTCTGCGGCGGCGATTCGCTGCCCAATCCATTGGCCGAAGGCTTCTGCGTCGTCCACGGCGACGGACGCCAGTGCGGGGTTGGTGCCGGACAGGTCCAGTTGTAGACCTGGCTGCGCCAGGACACTTGGCGGCAGCACGGGGTGCCAGTGGGCAGGCTGTAGGGACATGGGCATCTGGGCGGTCATCTATCGGTGCGGTGCAAGATTGGCAATGCGGGTGCAGGGGTGTTGTCACCCCCGCGTGATGCAAGACTGGCAGACTGGCCAGCTTGGATGAGCTTACAAGGGTAAAGCGTGTCTGGAATGATCGAAGTCAACGGATTGAGCAAGACCTACCAAGGCGGGTTTCAGGCACTGCGTGAGATCGACCTGCGCATTCACCGGGGCGAGATTTTTGCTTTGCTGGGACCGAACGGGGCCGGCAAGACCACCCTGATCAGCATCATCTGCGGCATCGTCACGCCAACCGCCGGGACCGTGACGGCCGATGGTCACGACATTGTTCGAGACTACAGGGCGGCGCGGGCCCAGATCGGTCTGGTTCCTCAGGAACTGACCACGGATGCCTTCGAGTCGGTGTGGAACACCGTCAGCTTCAGCCGCGGCCTGTTCGGCAAGCCGCGTGACGATGCACACATCGAAAAGGTGCTCCGCGACCTCTCACTGTGGGACAAGCGCAACAACCGG contains the following coding sequences:
- a CDS encoding peptidoglycan DD-metalloendopeptidase family protein produces the protein MSLQPAHWHPVLPPSVLAQPGLQLDLSGTNPALASVAVDDAEAFGQWIGQRIAAADCQWAIGGYGEHRGLYSMSPLFGDEGPARSVHLGVDCWLPAGTEVYATRDGRVHSTANNARFGDYGPTIILAHETASGPLHSLYGHLAPESLTLTRPGQTVSAGQHIGWLGEPRVNVGWPPHLHFQLIRDMGQYHGDFPGVCAAQDREQWLSRCPDPMPLFHAWCAKLCAPDLRKP
- a CDS encoding carbohydrate kinase family protein, with protein sequence MTAIICGSLAYDNIMVFPGRFSEEILPERVHALNVAFLVPEMRKQFGGCAANIAYALQQLGGSGKPMGTVGMDFGPYTERLTGLGIDQTYVKTVADAFTAQAFITTDLDDNQITAFHPGAMNFAHEQSIPAEATLGIVAPDGRDGMIQHATQFAEAKVPFIFDPGQGLPMFDGDDLKRFIEQATYVAVNDYEQAVMSERTGWQPAEIAEHVEALIVTRGAKGSEIYTGGDMLHIPCAQADAVVDPTGCGDAYRGGLLYGLQKGYDWSTTGRIASLMGAIKIAQNGPQNYRIDAADFAQRYQQNFGQPFPG